A window of Rhododendron vialii isolate Sample 1 chromosome 13a, ASM3025357v1 contains these coding sequences:
- the LOC131313644 gene encoding small ribosomal subunit protein eS12-like: MASVKKMSGKGTASGVREPMDIMTAVELVLRKAVDRGGLTRGLNEAAKVIDKHAAQLCVLAEDCNQPDYVKLIKALCADNNVSLILVPSAKTLGEWAGLCKLDKDGKARKVIGCACVVVKDFGEETEALHVVQEYVKSH; this comes from the exons ATGGCTTCAGTAAAGAAAATGTCAGG AAAAGGTACTGCTTCAGGTGTACGCGAGCCCATGGACATTATGACAGCCGTAGAGCTTGTGCTGAGGAAAGCAGTGGATCGTGGTGGGCTTACACGAGGGCTCAATGAAGCTGCCAAGGTGATTGACAAGCATGCTGCACAGCTTTGTGTGCTAGCTGAGGACTGCAACCAGCCGGACTATGTTAAGTTGATCAAAGCACTTTGTGCTGATAACAATGTCTCCTTGATATTGGTGCCTAGTGCAAAAACTCTTGGCGAGTGGGCTGGG TTGTGTAAGCTTGATAAGGATGGGAAAGCCAGGAAGGTGATTGGCTGCGCCTGTGTTGTTGTGAAG GACTTTGGAGAAGAAACTGAGGCCCTCCACGTAGTTCAGGAGTATGTCAAGTCTCATTAA